The sequence CTCCCAGGTGTTGCACCGCACCTATCTGGAGGTGCTCAAACCCGGCGGGGAACGGGAGATCAAAGCACGCTTCCGCTCCTACCTTGAGGGGGAGCACCAGATCAGACTCCGGATCGAGGATCCGGACCGGGTCTACCTGGTGGAGCGCAAATCGATCTGGGTGGATGATCTCTTCATCCCCGGCGGCTGCCGCCTCGGCGGCACTCCCCTTCTCCCGGCGGCGCTGCTGTTGGTTCCGCTGCTTATGGTGCGGGCGCGGTAAACCGGCCCGCAGCGACAATGCTGCATCGTTACAAAACCGTAACGTTTACAGAGACTCCCGATGGTACAGTGGCCCCGGCATAGGCAGATCTCACCACAGGGAGGAATAGCGATGCAACCGATCAAGGTGCTCTTTGTTTGCGGCCACAACACCGCGCGGAGCCAGATGGCCGAGGCCTTTCTCCGGGAGTTGGGCGGCCGGGAATTCGCCGCCGAAAGCGCGGGGCTCGAGGCCGGCGAAGCGATCAACCCCCTGGCGATCGCAGTAATGCGGGAACTGGGAATAGAGATCGCCGGCAACGAGATGACCAGGGCCTTCGACCTCTACGCCGCCGGCAATCTCTACGACTACGTGGTGACGGTGTGCAGCGAGGCCCAGGCGGAACGCTGCCCCGTCTTTCCGGGGATCACCGAACGGCGCCACTGGCCCCTCGCCGACCCCGCCAAACTGGAAGGAAGCTGGGAGGAACGGCTCGCCGAAACACGACGGATCCGTGACGAAATCAAGGAGAAGGTCCACGCCCTTATCGGGGAAGCCACCGCCGACTGAATCGAGCGGGGCGTGTCTTCCGGCATTCCCCGACAGTGCTCCTTCTCGGCCGCAGGTAGCCTACGCAGCGCATCCCTCTCTGGTATACTCGCCCTAATCGGCAGACTACGCCAAGAAACCGATCCGAGGAGGGATTATGATGGCCGATCTGTTTTCCGGGATGCACCCTGTACTCCAGGCCTTCTACGCCACGCTCTTCACCTGGCTGGTCACCGCCCTGGGGGCCGCCGTCGCCCTCTTCGGGCGCGAGTTCAGCCAGCGCGTCATGGACGGCATGCTCGCCTTCGCCGGCGGCGTGATGACCGCGGCAAGCTACTGGTCGCTCCTGGCCCCGTCCATCGAGATGGCGGGGCACCAGGGGATGATCACCTGGCTGCCGCCGGTGGTGGGCTTTCTCCTGGGCGGCGCCTTCATGCGCCTCATCGACGTGGTGCTGCCCCACGTCCACCTCACCTCGCCCGCCTCGGAGGCCGAGGGACCAAGCACCTCCTGGCACCGGAGCGTCCTGCTGGTGCTCGCCGTGACCCTGCACAACATCCCCGAGGGGCTCGCCATCGGCGTCGCCTTCGGCGCCGTCGCCTCGGGACTCCCCTCGGCGACTATGGCGGGAGCCGTCGCCCTGGCCCTGGGCATCGGCATCCAGAACTTCCCCGAGGGATTCGCCGTCTCCATGCCGCTGCGCAGAGAAGGGCTTTCCAGGATGAAAAGCCTCTGGTACGGCCAGCTTTCCGGGATCGTAGAGCTTTTCGCCGGGGTCATCGGCGCCGCCGCGGTCCTGCTGATCAGGCCGCTGCTGCCCTACGCTCTGGCCTTCGCCGCCGGGGCGATGATCTTCGTGGTCGTCGAAGAGGTGGTCCCCGAAGCGGAACGGGGCGGCAATACCGACATGGCGACCATGTGCTTCATGATCGGCTTCGCCGTCATGATGTCCCTGGACGTGGCCCTGGGATAACCGGCAGGGATCAGAAGATCCACCGGTGCTCGAGGAACGCCATGGTCAACCCCCATGTCCCCAGGCCCACCTTGAGGGCGATCAGGATATTGAGCAGGGGGATCCATCCGCCGCTGAGGAGCGTGCCGTAGGCGCCTGCCGGAGGGGCGATCCCCCCACAGGTCGCCAGAGCGATCAGAAGGATCGCCGCCCAGGAGAGACGTTCGGCGGAATCCGCTGCAGGTGTTTGCAATCGGACGGTAAGGCGGTTTTGCATCCCTATGAGCGACTGAGCCACCAAAGAGGTCCCCACCGCCACGCCGGCGGCAAAGCCTCCCCCGGGCTCCAGGTGTCCGCCCAGGGCCAGAATGCAGCCGAAGAGCAGCGCAAAATAGGCAGCCCCCTTGAAGACCACCCCGACCACCGGATCGGATGACACCACATAGCTCTGCGGCGGCCTGCCGCCCCCAAGAAAATGGAGGGAGCCGAGCACGGCAACGGCAAAAACGACCACCTCGAAGGCGGTATCGTAGAGCCGGTTGTGGAGATAGATAGCGGCAACACCGTTGGGCACACCCCGCTCGGTGCTGACGAGAACGGCATTGTCTTTCCCCGTCTCCCCACAGGGATGCAGCGCGACCACAATAAAGATAAGGACCAGCGCCACAAGATAGCCCCTACGCACGACGCCCACCAAGATACCTCTGTCGCAGTTCCACCACCGTCTCCCTCCCCCCGCCCTCCAGGAACCGAGCGAAGGTCTCCCGGAGGTCGCGGGCGTTCCGGGAGACCAGCAGCACGTAGGAACCGGTCTGCACGGTTCCCGGTTCCGCACCCTTCTCAAGTCCGGCCTTCTCACGCCGGGCGCTGAGGATGTCGAACCACCGGCCATCCTGCATGACCATCACCTTGGTCTCCACAACCGGGAAGGCGGCCACATCTTCGCCTTCATCGAAAGGCGACACAAAGGGACCGACGGCGGCCTCCACAACGCCGCTCCGGAGTGCATCGAGCAGCAGCCCCCGTTCCGTAAAGGCAACGAAACGCGGACGCACCCCGCAGGAATCACCGAAAGCACGGAGAAGCTCCACCTCGTAGCCCGTAAGCGCCCTTTTGCCCTCGGAAACCAGCGGCGGCAGCTCCACATACCCCACCCGGAACTCCCCCGAAGAGGTGAAGACAATCACATAAAGCAGCGTCACCAGCAGCACACCCATCAACGCCTCCGTCACGGCCACATCGGGGGCTCCCATAAGGGCGTAGACAAGGGCCGCCAGAATCCCAAGCATCCCCCTGCCGATGATGGCGTGGAGGAGATGCCGCTGCCGCAGGGTCAGCACAGCCAGGAGGGGAAGCAGCAGAGCGACGCCGAGGACGGCCAAATCGGCAGTCACCGTCGGTCCCCCCGGTCCAGACCGCCGGAAAGGCCCCGGGCCAGCACAAAGGTGATGAACGGCCCCCACAGGAGGAGCGCCCCCAGGGCGATGCCCAGCGCAAGCCGCTCGCCGGGGAAGCGAAGCATCAGCCCACCGACAACCAGCACCGCTCCAATGGTATCGGAAACGCCGAGGTACTGGATCCGGACCACCAGGGGGCCGGGCAGACAGAAACGCACCGTTCCCCAGATCATACAGAACGTCCCCAGCGCGAGGAACGCAGCGCTCGCAACAGATATCATCCGGTGTGCCCCCGTTCGAGGAAAAGCGCCAGCACGGCGACGCCCAGGTCCCCAAAGAGCAGGATGGCCAGCGCGGGCAACGTCACCCCAGGCCGCCCCGCGAGCTGTCCCCACACGAGCAGCAACAGCGACCCCTTGATGGAAAGCGAGCCGAAGACGACCACCTTCAGCCAGGTTTCACCGGCCCTTCCAAAAAACCCGACGAGCAGCACCATCAGGGCAAAGAGCGCACCCAGAACAGCCGTTGTCATTGTTTGCCCCTCCTCCCTCTCCAGAGGACATGCACCAGCAGTTCGCGGTGCAGTCGGTTCACACGGATCACCACCGTTTTCGGTGTCAGCGTCACCAGGTAGACCCGGGAGACAATGGCCCACAGCGAATCGTCGGAGAGCCGCTCCGTGCGGAACCACCACTGGTGTTTCCGGAAGCAGACCAGGACAAGGGACTCGCCGAGCGCACGCACCACCGCCGGACACAGGCGCGCCAGAAAGACCAGCGTCCCGCCCCAGGGAAGCCGGCATCCCAGGAGCCGGTCCAGGAGAAAGCCGAATCCCACGCCGCAGAGCAGGAAGGCCCGATCCGACGTCCCCGCGAGGGCGATCCACAGCAGGATCCCAGCCGCTCCCACGGGCGTCACGGCAGCATCACCCCCAATGTCCCCGCCAGTACCAGCAGCGTCAGCCCGAGACAGTGCTCCAGCTCCTCCGGCCACTGGGGAAGCGCAAGGCGGCTCCGCCTCAGGAGAACGAGATAGAGCGACCACCCCAGGGCGATCAAGAGAAGGGATTTGAACAGAGAACCCCAGCTCCAGTACCCCACAACCGCCTCCAGCGAGACCAGGGCGCCGAAGACGAGGAGATGATGGGGCGACGGGAGACGCCATTCCGCCCTGTGGAGACGAACAGGGATGAACAGCAGCTTGGCGAAGGAGAGCGCCGTGCCCAGCGCAGCCAGGGTCATCACCGCAAGCCGCCACCCTTCCAGCCCGTTGAGAATGGCCGCTTTCGCGCCAAAGGCTCCCAGCCCGGGCAGTCCCGAGATCGCCAGGGCGCCCAGAGCCAGAGGCAGCCATCGCTCCAGCGGAATGCCCGACTCCTTGAGTCGCCCCAGGTCCCGTTCCTCCAGTGCGCCGGCCGAAAGGAAGAGCCAGGACTTGAAGAGCCCGTGGGCCAGTGCGTACAGCGCCCCTGCGGCGGGCACGGCGAGGATGAACCCCACCTGGGACATGGTGTGGTAGGCCAGCATCCTCTTGATATCTTTGGCGAAAACGGCGTAGAGCACACCGTAGAGCGCGCCCAGAGGAGCCACCACCGAAAGCATCCCGGCGGCAATGGGGGAAAGCATGGCGATACGCAGCAGCGGGATGACCCCCACCTTGACAATCACGCCGGAGAGCAGCGCCGAAACAGCGCTCTCCGCCTCGCCGTGGACCTCGGGCAACCAGAGCCCCATCACCCACACCCCGCCCTTGACGGAGAGCCCCACCACCAGCAGAGCGATCGGCACTACGGGAAGCGTGGCCACGGAATCCAGGGAAAAGCTGTTGCTGTGGCCGTAGGCGTAGAGCACGCCGAGCAGAGAGAGCATCATCCCCGCGTTGCCGATAATCAGGTACTTGATGGCCGACCAGGTCTGCCGCTCTTTGTTGCCCAGGCGGATCAGCAGAAAGGCGATGATCGTGGCGAGTTCCACCGAGACAAAGATATTGAAGAGATCGTGGCTGATAAAAACGGCATTGACCGCACCGTGGAGGAAGGCAACCAGCGGTATGCCGAGGTCGGACAATGAGGACATGCGGCGGGAGAGAACCACGGTCAGCATCACCAGTGCGCTCATCAGCACCGCAAGAAAGGCGACCCTGTCGAGGAGCAGCTCCACGCCGAAGGAACCCGAGAAGGAAAGGGAACACACCATGTGCCGCTGCAGCCCGGCGAGAGCGAGCAGCGCGTTGCCGCCGAAAAGCAGGGGGAGAGGCCATCTCCACCGAGCCCGGATAACGAGAAGAACAATGCCGAAAACAAAGGGGAGGAAGACAAAGGCGACGACACACGCAAACCCGCTGTTCACGCCAGCCACCTCCCTAACGGCGCCATCGCCGTTCGACCCGTCTGCTGTCCAGGGTGTAGTGGCGCCGGGAAAGCTGCATCACCGAGACAATGAGCAGCGCCAGGATGGAAAAGCCGATCACGATGGCCGTAACGATCACCGCCTGGGGCACGGGATCGGCCATCGTACCCGGGGCGGCCGGGGCGGCCAGGATAGGCGCCCGGCCGCCGTGCCAGGCTGAGAGCACGTAGAGGCTGATGATACCGGTACTCATGATATCCATGGCGATCACCTTCATCAGGAGATTCCGTTTGATCAGTATTCCACCCAGGCCGATAGCGATCACCGCCAGAAGAGCGATACGGACTGCGGTACAGACACCCGTCATGTTCTCCACGCCCCCTTTGCCGGATTGCCTGTTGAGTGTATCCTCTTTTGGGGTCCCCCGCAAAGGTGCGCCCTTTGCGAAAGACCCTCCCGGCGGCACCGCAGTACCGGAGAAGCGCGCCGCCTCTCCCCGGGAAGGGCGGCGCACCACCCGGCGGAATCCTCGAAGTAGAAAAAAAGACCCCCATGCGGCGGGGGCCTTTGACGGGAGACGGCACGACGGACCGATCCGGCTGGGGGACAGCCGGGTCAGTCGCCGAGCCGCAGGATCTCCTCTACGTCGAGACCGGCGATCCCGAGCTTCTCCAGCGTCGTTCCTTCCGTAAAGTAGTCCTTTTTGTGCAGCATCGAGGCGAGGGAGACGGCCATCCTGCTGACATCAGGCCTGTACCCGGCCTTCTCCGCCAGCTCTACGGAGGGAGCGACGAGCCCCGGGACATCCTCGGTGAGATAGCGGCTCCAGATACTCTGGCCGACAAGATCCTTGTAGGGCGACTCCGGGCTCTGGACATACTCGTAGATCGTGGCGGCGTCGTTCTGCCCGTAGTAGGTCTTCAGATAGGAGAGGCAGGGCTCCAGCGTCAGCCCCAGACGCTCCCCGATCTGCAGGCGCTCTTCGTCCATCCGCATCATCAGCTCGGAGACCGAAGGGGTGATGCCGTCCATATAGTG comes from Synergistales bacterium and encodes:
- a CDS encoding arsenate reductase ArsC, which gives rise to MQPIKVLFVCGHNTARSQMAEAFLRELGGREFAAESAGLEAGEAINPLAIAVMRELGIEIAGNEMTRAFDLYAAGNLYDYVVTVCSEAQAERCPVFPGITERRHWPLADPAKLEGSWEERLAETRRIRDEIKEKVHALIGEATAD
- a CDS encoding ZIP family metal transporter, encoding MADLFSGMHPVLQAFYATLFTWLVTALGAAVALFGREFSQRVMDGMLAFAGGVMTAASYWSLLAPSIEMAGHQGMITWLPPVVGFLLGGAFMRLIDVVLPHVHLTSPASEAEGPSTSWHRSVLLVLAVTLHNIPEGLAIGVAFGAVASGLPSATMAGAVALALGIGIQNFPEGFAVSMPLRREGLSRMKSLWYGQLSGIVELFAGVIGAAAVLLIRPLLPYALAFAAGAMIFVVVEEVVPEAERGGNTDMATMCFMIGFAVMMSLDVALG
- a CDS encoding DUF4040 domain-containing protein, which gives rise to MTADLAVLGVALLLPLLAVLTLRQRHLLHAIIGRGMLGILAALVYALMGAPDVAVTEALMGVLLVTLLYVIVFTSSGEFRVGYVELPPLVSEGKRALTGYEVELLRAFGDSCGVRPRFVAFTERGLLLDALRSGVVEAAVGPFVSPFDEGEDVAAFPVVETKVMVMQDGRWFDILSARREKAGLEKGAEPGTVQTGSYVLLVSRNARDLRETFARFLEGGGRETVVELRQRYLGGRRA
- a CDS encoding monovalent cation/H(+) antiporter subunit G; the encoded protein is MISVASAAFLALGTFCMIWGTVRFCLPGPLVVRIQYLGVSDTIGAVLVVGGLMLRFPGERLALGIALGALLLWGPFITFVLARGLSGGLDRGDRR
- a CDS encoding Na+/H+ antiporter subunit E encodes the protein MTPVGAAGILLWIALAGTSDRAFLLCGVGFGFLLDRLLGCRLPWGGTLVFLARLCPAVVRALGESLVLVCFRKHQWWFRTERLSDDSLWAIVSRVYLVTLTPKTVVIRVNRLHRELLVHVLWRGRRGKQ
- a CDS encoding cation:proton antiporter subunit C; the protein is MTGVCTAVRIALLAVIAIGLGGILIKRNLLMKVIAMDIMSTGIISLYVLSAWHGGRAPILAAPAAPGTMADPVPQAVIVTAIVIGFSILALLIVSVMQLSRRHYTLDSRRVERRWRR